In the Tetrapisispora phaffii CBS 4417 chromosome 10, complete genome genome, GTTGATGACGACGATGATGAAGACGTTATATATGCAGATCCAACTGTTAATAAGGTCCCAAACTTCGAAGTCTCCGAACTATCCTTCATATTAACTCAGCCGAGTTTGATTTCTCAACATGAAGATGTTGAAAAATCAGTTATGGAAAAAATTAAGGCTGAACATATGGCTccatattataaatatttaactCATGAATATTTACCAAAGgataagaataataaaactgtTATTCCATTCGATGAAAAGCTATACAAAGAGTTATTGGATTTGaatgaacaaaatattacaGAGTTGAAGGAACGTATAactgaaattgaagaaaatgatgaagGTGAATTAGAACTTGCACAAAGTTGGATTAAATTAGGTGAATATTACGCACAAATTGGTGATAGAGAAAATGCTCAAGAAGTTTTAGAAAAAGCTATCACTAAAGCTATTTCTACTGGTGCAAAAATAGATATTATGTTAACTATTACAAGAATTGGTTTCTTTTATAATGATCAACATTTCGTAAAAGAAAAGTTAGAAGCAATCAATTCAATGCTAGAAAAAGGTGGTGGAGATTGggaaagaagaaatagatATAAAACTTACAAAGGTATGCATTGTTTAGCAATTAGAGATTTTAAAGAGGCAGCGGGTTTACTAGTCGATTCTCTAGCTACTTTCACATCCACTGAATTAACCTCATATGAAAATATAGCAACTTATGCGTCGGTTGCTGGTTTATTTACGTTAGAAAGAACCGacttgaaattaaaaatcatTGATTCACCGGAgttattatcattactaACTACCAATTCTGCATTAcaatcaatttcttcattgaCAATCTCATTATATACTTCAGATTATTCAAGTTATTTCCCTTATTTATTGGAAACTTATGATAACGTTTTGATCCCATgcaaatatttgaataaacaTGCTGATTATTTTGTGAGGGCAATGAGAAGAACGGTATATGCTCAATTATTAGAATCTTACAAAACATTATCATTAACCTCTATGGCCAATGCATTTGGTGTTTCCGTTGATTTCCTAGACAATGATCTCGGCAGATTCATTccaaataaacaattaaattgTGTTATTGATAGATATAATGGTATCGTTCAAACCAATAGACCAGATAACAAAAATTCACAATATCATCTATTAATTAAGCAAGGTGACGGTTTGTTGacaaaattacaaaaatacACAGCCGCCGTGAAGTTAACTGGATCATCTGATCACGCAGCTTAATTGCAAGAACATAATCACTTATATAggtaaaatataaaagaataataatatatttaaataattaattgtGTTGCAAATATCTTGAAGTCCACTATGTTATcttatttctttatttcATATAAGCCGAAATGACATTTGAGTGTGGTTGTTCATCTTGTTTCTAAATGTCAGTAACCAAAGCAATTGGAAATATCGGAAGCAAGAacatattgaaaataattattgaaatactTTTCAGAAACTGGTACTGATcattgttaatattatcgGTTTCACGAATAACAAATTCTCAAATTTGCGAACTCAATTTCCCAATGATTGTTATGGAAAAAGCTCCCTTATACGTCAAAGTCTCCTTTGTCATCGTAGAAATTGTATCAACATAAAATGTTGAAGTTACTTTTTTagcaattaaattaaacagaaaaattttcaccttAAATAACCTCTTAATAGATAAGAGATGAAAATTAAGCTAATATTGAGGAACATTTTGACACTAGACGCTTGATAAGTTTTAAGCTAGAAAGGGTCCCTGATCGCATCGCTATTCTTGttacttttatttttaaaaaaaaaaaagctCACCATAGCAGAATTCGATTTCCATAACTCTGATTAAGATGAATCAATATGATGATGCATCtcatttatttaaatagtCATGGACAAGACACCCTAGTGAATAGTTTGAACCTCATCagataaaaaaatcaatgcAAATTCCATCGTTGAAATAGAAAACACATTCATGAACAAAAAACATGCAATCTAACGCATATACCCCACCCTGgttattgaatattattgtattattGGGGTTTCGAGAAACGTTATAATATAGACCTTACTACTGGTCTAGCTAATAAGTATATGCATTTCTTTTGATTGTTTTGACCGTTAGCTTCTTGATACAAAGATGgatttttaaatcattttcgTAGTCCCTACTACGAAGTCGACGTATTCGGTAGCACTTACGTGCGAGTTGTGTCAAATTCATGATAGTGTGAATCTGCAGAGAATTGGACAATTGACAGTTTGTAACAACTAAAAGTCGATATTTCCATGAACTCATCCTCATGGATGAAGTTTAATCtcataaattattaatttatgaGTCTCTCTGGACCTTGATATGGAATGATTATAATGATAAGaataacaaaaacaatacaAAGGATAGAATTGGGTACGATTGGTATACTCCTTGTTCAACTATGTAGCCATTGGCTACCGATTCCTAAATGAATCATGCATTACTTATCCTCCCAGAAAAGTTCATCCCACCATTCATCGCATGGGATTAATGTGGCAACTGAATTTCCTAAAGGTGTTGCTCACAGATATTTATCTATTTCAACAAGCTTTAGAAGAATTTGCTGCTGTTTGGTATATACATCATTGGATATATTCAGTTAATAGCACATGGCAAGGGATAGTATAGGTTGAAACTTTCTGGATTAAATATCGATGGTCACTgtcaatatttgattttatgtTATTTTCCACCTGTTTTgtttgttaaaaaatttctgcaaaaattatttacacACAGAGATTGTGTGGCTCAGAACCTTTTTTGTCATGACTTCGAGATGTAAAAAACTTACAGTTCACTACATTTATTATTCCTTTCGAACAACAGCCCTTTTTGTTCAATTTTACCGTAGGTACATTCATAAAGTGATTTAAAGTGACAAGAAGAGGAACACTTTCTATATAGACTGACTTTTTAAGATTAGTTAAGTCCGATATCCTTCGATATTAATGAAGTAAAGACTGAGCCTTTAGGGAAATTGATAATAGTGCCTTGACTACTCAGAAGGtgatatcaaaattattaaatatactGAAAATTGAATGAACAAACAAATTTCTATTAT is a window encoding:
- the RPN7 gene encoding proteasome regulatory particle lid subunit RPN7 (similar to Saccharomyces cerevisiae RPN7 (YPR108W); ancestral locus Anc_3.423): MSENNNTESKKKVPKSKKVDDDDDEDVIYADPTVNKVPNFEVSELSFILTQPSLISQHEDVEKSVMEKIKAEHMAPYYKYLTHEYLPKDKNNKTVIPFDEKLYKELLDLNEQNITELKERITEIEENDEGELELAQSWIKLGEYYAQIGDRENAQEVLEKAITKAISTGAKIDIMLTITRIGFFYNDQHFVKEKLEAINSMLEKGGGDWERRNRYKTYKGMHCLAIRDFKEAAGLLVDSLATFTSTELTSYENIATYASVAGLFTLERTDLKLKIIDSPELLSLLTTNSALQSISSLTISLYTSDYSSYFPYLLETYDNVLIPCKYLNKHADYFVRAMRRTVYAQLLESYKTLSLTSMANAFGVSVDFLDNDLGRFIPNKQLNCVIDRYNGIVQTNRPDNKNSQYHLLIKQGDGLLTKLQKYTAAVKLTGSSDHAA